The genomic segment CTTGACCCCACGCTCTTTTGCCCAGAAGAACATGGCTTTGCTGGTCAGCTCAGGACCGTTGTCCATGACGATCTGCCTGGCCAGGGGGCGGGATCGAGCTAACTGATCCAGTTCTCGAGCCAGGCGCTCGCCGCCGATTGAGAAGTCGACGATCTGTAGTACGCACTCACGGCTGAAGTCATCGACGACGTTAAACACGCGGAACCGTCGGCCATTGGCCAGCTGGTCCGAGACGAAGTCCACGGACCAGCGCTCGTTGATGCGACTCGGCAGCGCTAACGGAACCCGAGGGCGCGTGAGCTTCTTGCGGCGCTTCGTGCGGACCTGCAGGCCCTCTTCTCGATATACCCGATAGGTCCGCTTCGGGTTCACCACCAGGCCCTCCGTCTTGAGCATGTCATGCAGTGTCGGATAGCCATAACGTGGATAGCGTTCGGCCAGCGTCTTCAGACGTGTCCTTAGCGCGGCATCGTCCCGGCCCTTGAGCGGGCTCCAGGCCGCCGAGCGGCTAAAGCCGACCAGGCGGCAGGCGCGGCGTTCACTAAAGCGGCGACTCTTCAGGTGATCCACGGCCCGGCGCCGCTGCGCAGCCGTCACCATTTTCCCTGGACCAACTCCTTCAACGCTGCCTTGTCGAGCTCCGCTTCGGCCAGCAGGCGCTTCAGCTTGCTGTTCTCGGCTTGCAGATCTCGCAGCCGCCGGGCCTCGGACACCTCCATGCCCCCGTACTTGGCTTTCCAGCGGTAGATCGTGTTCTCGGCGATGCCATGTCGCCGCGACAGATCCTTGGCCGGCGCACCCGCCTCGTGCTCCTTCAGGATGGCAATGATCTTCTCTTCGCTGTAGCGCTTGCGTTTCATCTCGGGACCTCCCTACGGTCAAAATACCGGGAAATCCCACATCACGCATGGCTCGGATTACGGGGGTACGGTCAAACCAGCACGGCTGATCTCACGACGGTTTCCATTTTCATCTCCACAACGAATCCATGTCAACAATCTTGGCAATAATACGTTTTGTGTTTTGCCAATGATGGAACTGTGTAGCAGTTTTCCCGTCGATAGGCCCAGATCGGCCCGTTCGGACGATTCTCGGACGCGTTCGGACCGACCTCGGCTTAGGTTCGGGCGGGTCAGCGGGGAGACACCGCTAAGCCTTTGAGCAGGATGGACCAAGGGACTGGTCATCCCTTGGTTTCTGGGCCCGGGTTCGGGCGGCAGTTCGGAAGCTGGTTCGGACGAGTCAGCGGGTCAATGAAGGGACCGAAAATCCCCTTACATTTCTTCCTTTTTCTCGTTTAAATTCAATCCCTTCCAGATTCTCATAATCCCTTGGTTCCAGGTTCGAGTCCTGGCGGGCCCACCATGAAAATCATGGGGTTAGGTGGGTTATGGCGGGAGGTGAAGGGATCGGAATCCCTTGGTGTGGGGCATAGGTGACGACGGACCCTCATCCCAGCTGCGTCATTGAGGATTCTGCCAACCGACAATGCCGGGAGAAGCGTCGGACGGGCAAGGCTCGTGACGCCTGCACGAACAGAAGTGAATACTTGCAGGCAAAGAAAAGCCCGACACCAGGCCGGGCTACGAGACGGGCTGGTCGTCTCTTACACGTTCTGGCCTCGCCTGCTGAAACCTAGACCAGCCAAACCAAGGCCAAGCAATGCAAGCGTGCCTGGTTCAGGGACTCTGACAGTTCCAATGTAAGTTGCAGTCGAAACGACGGAATCACCGCTCGACGCACTAAGACTACGCGCGAGTATTGGGTCAAGTCCGTCTATCTGCGATCCAAGCGCATTTCCTGTCGCTGAATCAATACCAGTTGAAAAAATCGCTGCCCCCCCGAAAGAATCAACCACTATGCCGAACGTGAAGTTGATCGCGGATGAGTTGGGTTGAAACTGCCGCGGATCGCCCGTCCTTAGTTCTGTTTCATCCCAAGTCACTCCACCAAAACGCACTGTTATCGAATCGATCCAGTACACAGTCGTTTCAAAATTGAACGGGTCTTCATAGAGATCACCGAACACATCTGGCTGCCACATTTGCCCCGTGGAATCGTCAAAACTCGCTTCTGCACTCCAGTCCGAGTTCTCGAAAATGAAATCCACTTCAACTATAGCGGCGCTAGCATTCATGCTAGCGATGGACAGCCCAAGCATGGCGATGACAATAAGAATGGGTCTCATGACTTCCCTGTTATGTTTGGTTCGCCTGCAATACCTGCAAATTTTCGGCCAAGTTATACCGTTCAACAGGTTAGCTGTAGGCGGCGAAGGCGGATTCGCGAAAGTGTAAACTAGATCGACACGTTAGTTGCGGGGCGAGCTGTTAGAACCGTAAGCTTCCCCGTCAAGGCGACAGTTCATAAGTAGAGTTTCCGGCGGATTGTAGACGGGCTTCCATTGGCGTCAGATCATCCAACGCGTCATGGGGCCGCTCCTCGTTGTACTCGATCATCCACCAGTGGACGGCCTCCCGGACATCATCCAGCGTGGTGAACAGGTGCTGGTCGAGCAGCTCGTCCCGGAAGGTCCGGTTGAAGCGCTCGATGTAAGCGTTCTGATTGGGCTTGCCGGGCTGGATGTACTGGATCGCCATGCCGGCCTGCTTGGCCCAGCTGGTGAACGCTTCGCCCAGGAACTCCGGACCGTTGTCGGTTCTTAGGACTTGCGGCAAGCCACGCTCCGTCGCCAAGCGCTCGAAGATACGGATCAGGCGTTCGGAGGTGATCGAGGTATCGACCTCGATGTGCATCGCCTCACGGTTGAAGTCGTCGACTACATTGAACGTCCGGAACCGTCGGCCGCACAGCAAGGTGTCGGACATGAAGTCTGCCGACCAGACGGTATCCGGCAACCTGGGCACATAGAGAGGCACCCGCAGCCGCTTCGGAAGTCGCTTCTTGGCAGGGCGCCGCAGATGCAGGTTCATGCGTTTGTACACTCGATAGATCCGCTTGTGGTTCCACGGCCGGCCCTGGCGCCGGAGGATCTTCCGGCACTTCCAGAACCCCCGGCTCGGACGGCCCTCCACCAGGGTCGCCAACGCGCCGATCACCTGTGCATCCCGAACCGTCCAGTCATCCGGAACCCGGTAGAAGGCCGACCGCGACAGTCCCACGCAGCGGCATGATCGAGTCACCGGGAGATCGTGCTCCTCGACCAGA from the Wenzhouxiangella sp. XN24 genome contains:
- a CDS encoding IS3 family transposase (programmed frameshift) → MKRKRYSEEKIIAILKEHEAGAPAKDLSRRHGIAENTIYRWKAKYGGMEVSEARRLRDLQAENSKLKRLLAEAELDKAALKELVQGKMVTAAQRRRAVDHLKSRRFSERRACRLVGFSRSAAWSPLKGRDDAALRTRLKTLAERYPRYGYPTLHDMLKTEGLVVNPKRTYRVYREEGLQVRTKRRKKLTRPRVPLALPSRINERWSVDFVSDQLANGRRFRVFNVVDDFSRECVLQIVDFSIGGERLARELDQLARSRPLARQIVMDNGPELTSKAMFFWAKERGVKLHFIQPGKPTQNAFVESFNAKFRKYCLDLHWFATLADARATIEDWRTHYNHVRPHRSLGRKPPAVFAREAA
- a CDS encoding IS3 family transposase (programmed frameshift); protein product: MRKSRFTETQIVSILKSADAGMRISELCRKHGISEATYYKWKSKYGGMEASDLKRVKELEAENARLKRMYADLALENTAMKDLIFKKTVGPAAKRDAARYLVEEHDLPVTRSCRCVGLSRSAFYRVPDDWTVRDAQVIGALATLVEGRPSRGFWKCRKILRRQGRPWNHKRIYRVYKRMNLHLRRPAKKRLPKRLRVPLYVPRLPDTVWSADFMSDTLLCGRRFRTFNVVDDFNREAMHIEVDTSITSERLIRIFERLATERGLPQVLRTDNGPEFLGEAFTSWAKQAGMAIQYIQPGKPNQNAYIERFNRTFRDELLDQHLFTTLDDVREAVHWWMIEYNEERPHDALDDLTPMEARLQSAGNSTYELSP
- a CDS encoding PEP-CTERM sorting domain-containing protein; this translates as MRPILIVIAMLGLSIASMNASAAIVEVDFIFENSDWSAEASFDDSTGQMWQPDVFGDLYEDPFNFETTVYWIDSITVRFGGVTWDETELRTGDPRQFQPNSSAINFTFGIVVDSFGGAAIFSTGIDSATGNALGSQIDGLDPILARSLSASSGDSVVSTATYIGTVRVPEPGTLALLGLGLAGLGFSRRGQNV